In the Catenulispora sp. EB89 genome, one interval contains:
- a CDS encoding DEAD/DEAH box helicase, whose translation MSSPAEPLRAPDVPALSEFQRFRGGYDFDLDGFQIEGCRALEAGDSVLVAAPTGSGKTVVGEFAVHLALAQGVKCFYTTPIKALSNQKYTDLVARHGAANVGLLTGDNTVNGEAPVVVMTTEVLRNMLYAGSGTLSGLGYVVMDEVHYLADRFRGAVWEEVIIHLPESVRLVALSATVSNVEEFAGWLRTVRGDTKSIVWEHRPVPLWQHVLSGKRMFDLFANGADGEAMPGANGQGGISAARELRVNPELVRLNREGSESLYKRGGPRGGGGGGGGGGNHGNRGQRGRVNRRGRGGWVPSRVDVIEKLDSEGLLPAITFIFSRAGCDAAVQQFLHAGVRLLNSDERARVKTHVLERTGRIPSEDLNVLGFHDWFDGLQRGVAAHHAGMLPTFKEIVEELFVQGLVKAVFATETLALGINMPARTVVLEALTKWNGENHVDLTAGEYTQLTGRAGRRGIDIEGHAVVLWRPDLDSKALAGLAGTRTYPLRSSFKPSYNMAVNLVGQFGAERARNLLETSFAQYQADQAVVGLTRQVRKNSTALEGYSEAITCHLGDFDEYMAMRRQLSEREADLSRQGAANRRAASLESLEKLQPGDIIVVPAGKRAGVAVVLDPGIPASTAGRPKQVTGDGPRPVVLTVDRQVVRLSVTDFPSPAEPLDHMRVPKSFNAKSPQSRKDLAAVLRSKAGDKEIPPYRKTRYRAEAADDTEISRLRKAIRAHPCHGCQDREDHARWAERFHKLDRETKQLERRVAGRTNSIAKVFDRVCGLLEQLGYLDGDEVTPIGKRLGRLYTELDLLTAETLRAGLWEGLTPPELAACVSALVYEARRADDAGPPRLPGGAVPKTLDEMVRLWAKLEELETDHHLEFQREPDLGFALPAFHWASGKALEEVLWDVEMPAGDFVRWCKQLIDLLGQVANAAAELKATGGKTSTVRAAAQEAIDGMRRGVVAYSMMNG comes from the coding sequence ATGTCATCGCCCGCTGAGCCCCTGCGGGCTCCCGATGTGCCTGCCCTCTCCGAGTTCCAGCGCTTCCGCGGCGGCTACGACTTCGACCTCGACGGGTTCCAGATCGAGGGCTGTCGCGCGCTGGAGGCCGGGGACAGCGTCCTGGTCGCCGCCCCGACCGGTTCGGGCAAGACCGTCGTGGGGGAGTTCGCCGTCCACCTGGCCCTCGCGCAGGGCGTCAAGTGCTTCTACACCACCCCGATCAAGGCGCTGTCCAACCAGAAGTACACCGACCTGGTCGCCCGGCACGGAGCGGCCAACGTCGGCCTGCTGACCGGCGACAACACGGTCAACGGCGAGGCGCCGGTGGTCGTGATGACGACCGAGGTGCTGCGCAACATGCTCTACGCCGGCTCCGGGACCCTGTCCGGACTCGGCTACGTGGTCATGGACGAGGTCCACTACCTCGCCGACCGCTTCCGCGGCGCGGTCTGGGAAGAGGTCATCATCCACCTGCCGGAGTCGGTGCGCCTGGTGGCGCTGTCGGCGACGGTGTCGAACGTGGAGGAGTTCGCCGGCTGGCTGCGCACCGTGCGCGGCGACACGAAGTCCATCGTCTGGGAGCACCGGCCGGTCCCGCTGTGGCAGCACGTGCTGTCCGGCAAGCGGATGTTCGACCTGTTCGCCAACGGCGCCGACGGCGAGGCGATGCCCGGCGCCAACGGCCAGGGCGGCATCTCGGCGGCCCGCGAACTGCGGGTCAACCCCGAGCTCGTGCGCCTGAACCGCGAGGGCTCGGAGTCCCTGTACAAGCGGGGCGGCCCGCGCGGCGGAGGCGGTGGCGGCGGTGGTGGCGGCAACCACGGCAACCGCGGCCAGCGCGGCCGGGTCAACCGGCGCGGCCGCGGCGGCTGGGTGCCCAGCCGGGTCGACGTGATCGAGAAGCTGGACAGCGAGGGCCTGCTCCCGGCCATCACCTTCATCTTCAGCCGGGCCGGCTGCGACGCCGCCGTCCAGCAGTTCCTGCACGCCGGTGTCAGGCTCCTGAACTCCGACGAGCGGGCCCGGGTCAAGACGCACGTGCTGGAGCGGACCGGCAGGATCCCGTCGGAGGACCTCAACGTCCTGGGCTTCCACGACTGGTTCGACGGCCTCCAGCGCGGCGTGGCCGCGCACCACGCGGGCATGCTGCCGACGTTCAAGGAGATCGTCGAAGAGCTCTTCGTCCAGGGCCTGGTCAAGGCGGTGTTCGCGACCGAGACGCTGGCGCTGGGCATCAACATGCCGGCCCGCACCGTGGTCCTGGAGGCGCTGACCAAGTGGAACGGTGAGAACCACGTCGACCTGACCGCCGGGGAGTACACGCAGCTCACCGGCCGCGCGGGCCGCCGCGGCATCGACATCGAGGGGCACGCGGTCGTGCTGTGGCGCCCCGACCTGGACTCCAAGGCGCTGGCCGGGCTGGCCGGGACGCGCACGTACCCGCTGCGCTCGTCGTTCAAGCCGTCGTACAACATGGCCGTGAACCTGGTCGGGCAGTTCGGCGCGGAGCGGGCGCGCAACCTGCTGGAGACGTCGTTCGCGCAGTACCAGGCCGACCAGGCCGTCGTCGGCCTGACCCGCCAGGTCCGCAAGAACAGCACGGCGCTGGAGGGCTACTCCGAGGCCATAACATGCCACCTCGGCGACTTCGACGAGTACATGGCGATGCGCCGCCAGCTCTCCGAGCGCGAGGCCGACCTGTCGCGTCAGGGCGCTGCGAACCGCCGTGCCGCGTCCCTGGAGTCCCTGGAGAAGCTCCAGCCGGGCGACATCATCGTGGTCCCGGCCGGCAAGCGCGCCGGCGTCGCCGTGGTCCTGGACCCGGGGATACCGGCCTCGACCGCGGGGCGCCCGAAGCAGGTGACCGGCGACGGCCCGCGCCCGGTGGTGCTGACCGTCGACCGCCAGGTCGTGCGGCTGTCGGTGACGGACTTCCCGAGCCCGGCGGAGCCGCTGGACCACATGCGCGTCCCGAAGTCCTTCAACGCCAAGTCCCCGCAGTCCCGCAAGGACCTGGCGGCGGTGCTGCGCAGCAAGGCCGGCGACAAGGAGATCCCGCCGTACCGCAAGACCCGCTACCGCGCCGAGGCGGCGGACGACACCGAGATCAGCCGCCTCCGCAAGGCGATCCGCGCGCACCCCTGCCACGGCTGCCAGGACCGCGAGGACCACGCGCGCTGGGCCGAGCGCTTCCACAAGCTGGACCGCGAGACCAAGCAGCTGGAGCGGCGCGTTGCCGGGCGCACCAACAGCATCGCCAAGGTCTTCGACCGCGTCTGCGGCCTGCTGGAGCAGCTGGGCTACCTGGACGGCGACGAGGTCACCCCGATCGGCAAGCGCCTGGGCCGCCTCTACACCGAGCTGGACCTGCTGACCGCGGAGACCCTGCGCGCCGGCCTGTGGGAGGGCCTGACCCCGCCGGAACTCGCCGCCTGCGTGTCAGCGCTGGTGTACGAGGCACGCCGCGCGGACGACGCGGGCCCGCCCCGCCTGCCGGGCGGCGCCGTCCCGAAGACCCTGGACGAGATGGTCCGCCTCTGGGCCAAGCTGGAGGAGCTGGAGACGGACCACCACCTGGAGTTCCAGCGCGAGCCGGACCTCGGCTTCGCCCTGCCGGCGTTCCACTGGGCCTCCGGCAAGGCGCTGGAGGAGGTGCTGTGGGACGTGGAGATGCCCGCGGGCGACTTCGTCCGCTGGTGCAAGCAGCTCATCGACCTGCTCGGCCAGGTCGCCAACGCCGCCGCGGAGCTGAAGGCCACCGGCGGGAAGACGAGCACGGTACGCGCCGCGGCCCAGGAGGCCATCGACGGCATGCGGCGCGGCGTGGTCGCGTACTCGATGATGAACGGCTGA